A window of Symphalangus syndactylus isolate Jambi chromosome X, NHGRI_mSymSyn1-v2.1_pri, whole genome shotgun sequence genomic DNA:
CTTTTACAGCCTGACCCATGAGAACGGCCTTCACTCACTTCAAGTCTACTATGTAAGTGAGAGACAGTGATGGCATCAACCCCACCAACCGCACACCTCACCTTGGGAAGAGCATGCAGTCTGTGATAGTGGCTCAGAGTCAAGTCTCAGGAATTGTGGTGGAGTCACAGAAATTGTGGTGCCAATCCCAGAAAAACCTTGATCCTGGTCATAATGGAGGAGGGGAAAGGTATTAGGGTAACTCACTGAGGCATTTACTACGGAGTCCCAGGCAAAATCGATAGGGTCTAGGTCCCTTTGGTCCAAATATCGGGGTATAATAACATAAGTTATATTACGAACAGTGGATGACATTTCTTGACCATTTGACGCATCAGGGCATGGAGCTCTATATTCTCCTTCCAGCACTTCACTTAAAATGCTCAGTAAATTAAGATATATGTAGTTCTGTCGCCgttgtacagatgaggagaccAAGGCCCAGAACGGTGTACTGACTTGTCTGACAAAGGGTGCCCTATCGCTGTGCTCCTGCAGGACCCTGTACTTTGCTGACCCGTGCCCCCGTCACACAGTTTTGAATGGAAAAGGCTATCTGTGTTCCTCACGCCATACATTGGGTGATGACAGTGTCTAGGGAAAGTTGGAACTCAATAAGGAACTGGAAGGCCTATGTTCTTCCCTCCTCCTACTTTTTTTGTAGCTGAATTGCTTTTATGCTCAGTTTCTACATCAAGGAAATGTGGATGACGGCTCCTGAGATAGTGGTCCTGGAAGTACTGCCTGCACCTCAGGCTGTGTGCAGTTAAGACAAAAGCTGCATTTGGATTTTTGCTCAAACAACAACAGGACGAATAAAAAGGGCTCATATGCAGTAAGTGCTTATATAGGCTAGGCTCCATCATTCCTTCATGGGCATGCTCTCATTGAAGCCTCACAGAGAAGGTGAATGCAACTTTTAAAACTTGTTGCCATTTCAGGCAGGAACAAGTAGCAGAGTTGGGACACAAGCCCAGGTGGATATCCGTTCAAAGCCTCTGTCCTCAAAATAAGTGTTTTCCAAACTGTGATATGCAGGTCGTTTGTGGCCATAGACACAAGTATATTGGCACATAAACAAACAACGTGGGGGCTCGTGAAATAGCAGAACATCTAATCTACGGTCATTTCAGATTTTTACGGGAGGCCCTCATCATGGTGGCGTGCACTGGGCAGCTGGCCACAGGATCTCGGCCAGGGATGAAGAGCTGTTTTTCGTGTGAGGAGGGGTTAGGGTGAAATGCGTAGAGAGTTGGATCCATGAAAACAGAGAGGGGCCAGGATGAATGGGGCAGAAGTGCCTGAGAGCTACTTTTTCCCCAGTGCTTACTGACCATGGTATCCAATCACCCTGGCTTTCCCGCTTCTTCCTGCCACCTGCCCCCTTGGCATCCATGGGCTTGGTCCTTCCTTTGTCAGCGTGTCAGTTTCTTCCTCCACCAATTGAGATTAACAATAGGTGTTCTGAAAGATTTTAGTGAGAAGTAAATGAAGGAACAGACGTGAAGTatttgtgtgagagagagagtctttaggtctatttcatatttttcattttcaaagctaCAGGTACAAATTATgtatcacacctgtaatttcagcaccctgggaggccgaggcagtcgggaagcttgagctaaggagttcgagaccagcctggttcacatggcgaaaccccgtctctacaaataatacaagagATTAGCGggctgtggtggcacgtgcctgtaatcccagctgcttgggaggctgaggtgaaagggtCACTTGAgcaggggaggtgggggctgtagtgagccaagatggagccactgcactccagcctgggcaccagagcgaatatctgtctcaaaaaataaaacaaaatagtagaaattatatataataataaacattttcattacatCTATTTCTAGTTATATTTTATGACCAGTGATATTGTCTTCCATTTGGTTTCATGATGGGAATTTTCCTTGTTAAACACATTTCCAAGTCTTTCCTTGACGCTTGTCAGAAAGGAAATTCACCTTCTAGTCTGGAGTTCATCCCAAGATGTCATCTGAAGAGCCAGCATACAAACAAGCGGCCTTTGTGGATCGGTGCCAGATGCGCTCTTCCACTCTACTGAGAGGGGGGTGTTTCCATTCTCTTCCCTATGGTATTCTATGGAAGAGCTGAGCTACATTCTAAGAACCTCGCTTGAGCATCTTTACCCAACTCCACTTTTTGTCCATAGCCTTAAGTCCTTCTCACATTCTGTTTGACACATTCCAAACCCACCGTAAATGCTTGTGGAATGGATGAACAAGTGAACAAAGGGCTTAAAAAGGATAGGGGAAGGGGCAGTCGGTGGCATGGGGCTAAGGCAGTCCAGCATATGCAACTAGCAGGAAGTTAACGATTTCTGGTGGGGTCAGAAATACCTATGGTCTCGAAGATAATAAGACTTCTACCCTGGGCTGTGTTTGCGTGGGCATGGCCAAGGCCGGCTCCAGGACTAACCAGCCAGCCCCCTTCTGACTGTCGTCTTCCCTCCGTACCTCCAGTCATTCATTTGGTCTGCTCCTGGTCTTGCTCAGAGATAGGAGTCAGTCACCTATTTTGTTTCCTTATTATGTCTTCAATCATACACAGCTGTACGCAAACAATATGTGACCCGTTAAACACATCTGAGTGGCCACCATGTGGGAGAACCGAATGAAACATAACCAGCTCCCTAGGAGCCCACTGTGCCAGAATGTATGGCCACAACAATATCTCCCATCTCTCGTGCTGTGATAAAAGTTGCCCCGTTCACACCGAGACCTGCGATTTAATCTCCCTCCCACGCTTGAATCTGAAAAGTCTGTGACTCACCTCTAATCAATAGAGTATGACACAGTTGACTCAACATGACTTCTGAGTCTTGCCTGTGAGAGGTGATGCAACATTCACCTTGGATACGGAAAAGTGCTGCTTGGAGCCTGAGTCATGAGGTCGGACGCCTGACTACTGGGAGGCCCACCCTGCTGTGAGGAAGCCAAAGGCCATGGAGTGGTAATACGGAGGCCCTCCACTCGCCAGGCCTAGTCTTCCAGTCCTCTCCATGCAGGCACCAGGGATGTCAGTGAATGAGCCTTCGGATGGTTCCAGGCCCCAGCCAGTCAGGTTTCTGCAGCTGAGGTCCCAGACTCATGTGAAGCAAGCCATATCCACCGTGCCCTTTCTGAATTCCTGCCTCTGAAATTCCATGCATATGATACAACGCTCGTCATTTTATGGACTCGCTGTGGGGCCGTTTGTTACCCAGCGAGAGGAACAGGAATGCAGGAcaccctccccgccccccacctcCCCTCAAAGCCATTCCTCCTCCATAGAGTTAAACCCTAATCTGATGCTGGCTTAAATTATTTCACTGCCAATTCTTCATGGTTTTCCCATGTGTATGGACGCCCCTAAACAATGCAGTTTCATGTCGTCTGGGTGCCTTGATAGGAGGAGTTTTGGGGGCCTGAAATTGAGAAAACAAGCATTCATGGATCAGGTAGTCAAGGCAAGGCACTGTGTTTACCCTGAGAACAAACACTCTGTTAGCTGTTAACATTCTTGAGGAAAGAGCAAGTTGAGGAATCGGGTTTAATCTACTCGATACCGGTTATACAGCGAGCAGGCAGCAGGTCCAGGATTCAAACACAGGTAGTGTGTCCCCAGAGGCCAAATGTGTAAACCCTCTGCTGATTCCCCTCATCAAAAGATAGGGGACCCTGGGGAAGTTTTCTCTACTGCAAAAGCCAGAGTCACCACCGCCTTCTGAAATAATCTGAGACCAAGTACCTTCAAAAACCAAGCCTCGCCATAGCCAAGCCGGACTTTATAGACACGCCAACACACATAGTTTCCTAGAAGGTATTTACTGATTTCTATATACTTAACACATGTACAAGACAGGTATTTCAAAAGATTAAAGAGGGCATACAGTGCGCAGATGTCTTTCTCATTGCTGTGTGCACAGATGTCTTTCTCATTCCTGTATCCCCATCTCCTTACCCAGAGACAGTTTCCAAACAACAACAAGCGAAATAGTAACAGCTTTTGGTGATTAAGAGTAATGAGGTATGTAACACGACCAAGTCTtgaaatatatcattaaaaaaacagTAAACAGCATAACTCGAATCTAAGCAGTGAAACTATGAACGTCTACCTAAAACTCACAGGTGCGGGGAGCGCACGCACACCACAATCAATGGAAGACGTCCTAGCACATGTTTACAAACTGGTTGTGTGTTGCCGTCCTACACACCAGACGCAAAGCGCTGAAAACAACAAGCCTGTTCACAATAGCACCTGGAACGTACAGTACACAGGAATCATCTGCAGGTGATTTGTGACAACTGTAGGCAGAACAGTAAAAGCGAGAGATACAATGGATGGCTTGAAAAAGCAGAGACACTCTTCTTCCTTATCGAATTGCAAGATTAACGTTGCACTACACAGACAAAGGTGTGTTCAAGATTTGGATCGTAAGCGAGGTCACTGAAAACTAGCGGAGGGGAAGGGCAAATACTGGAAGGGAATCCACGGTTTGACCAGGCCAGAAACACCTCTTTCACAGCATGGGATCTGTGCAGGTACTCGGACGCTCCCCGCAGGGCCGCCCGGGCCGGTTTCAGGCGGGCTTGCGGCCCCAATCACTGCTGCTGTTCGCGGGGACAGGCAGGGGCTGACTGGGAGGACGTCTTGTGGATGGCCTTGTGCTCCTCGGCGGCCTCCTCCCCCGGGTCGCCACCGCCGACCTCCTCGATGACCACGCTGCGCACGGTGCCCTCGTCCAGGCAGTGCGGGGCGACGCCGTACACGCGGGGGCCAGAGACAGCTGCGTGGAAACTCTGCACCCCGCACCTGCTGCAGAAGCTGTGCAGCGCCGGGTGCGTGTTGGACCGATAGGTGACGATGCTGTCCGCGCCCTGGAGCAGCGTGAAGCGCGAGGCCGGGACGAGGAAGTGGCGGTGCTGcttcttcctgcacagcctgcagctgCAATCCACGACGCGCAGGTCTGCAGGGGCCCAGACCGCAAAGCGGACCGCGCCGCAGTGGCAGCCCCCGGTGTGATGCACGAGGCCCGGGTACTCGAAGGTGTCCAGCAGGACCTTGGCGGCGCCCTCGCAGCTGAGGCCCCGCAGCTTCCTGAACGTCTCCCAGCGCTCCCGCTGTGCGCCCAGGTCCAGATCCTTGGGGGACGGGGCGGGCCCCGGCGGGTCCGGGGGTGGCGCGGAGGGCAGCAGGTCTCTGGGGCCCGCCTTCCGGACCCGCCGCCAGCGGCGCTTCCGTCGCCACCTACCCAGCCACCTCTTGGCCGCCGCGTGGCTCCCGACCCCGACTTGGACCCGGGGGTACTGCGCGCGGCTGGCGCCCGTGACCGCGATGGCCGCGCAGGCGGCGGGAGGATCCCCGGGCCGCTTTCGCCTCCGCCGCTGAGCGGTGGCGCGGTTCCTCACTCTGCCCATGGCGCCTGCAGCCTCCGGAGCGCGTGCCCACACCCCACCCTCATTTCCCCGTCAGTCGCTGAGCAGCCTCCTTGCCTGCGCCAGTAGGATTGGCCCCTTGTTGAATGCGATGTAAAGAGACCCTTCCCTTGACCCTATCACAACAGCCTTCGCTGGCCGAAAGGCAGTCATGAGGCATTCAACAAACACCTGCCGGGCACCAGATACCCCACCTGGGCGCTGGGATGTGGAGATGCATCAGGCTTTCCAAAGCACTCACATTCATTTAGCATCAGGTGTATGCAAATACAGTCCCCAACACCTTGGGACACTTTGCTCTGACAGAAATAAGAACCAGGGGCTCTGGGAACAGAGAGGAACGCCCACACACTGTAATTGGAGGGGCGTGTGGGAGGGGCACGGAAAGACTCTTCTAAAGTCTTCTTGGGGGCTTGATTCTTTTATTCGGCTGCAGCGTTTTATTTTTCTCGTAATTTTCGTTGCGATGAAGTCCTCTTTACCTAATATTGACATAAGTACTTCTGCTGTTTTAATTAATGTTTACCTGATGTGACTTTTCCCACCCGTTGTATCCTTTTCATTTACCCAGGGCAACCGAAGTGGAACTGAGTTTCATATAAACATGGGATAGTCAGACCGTGTTTCTCACTGACTCTGCCAATATCTACCTTTTCATGCATGTTTCTAGTTCATTTCCATGATCTCTGGGCTAGTGTTTAAGTCCACagatttattgtttgttttcttttgtttcctccgCGTCTCGGCTAACCGAGACCTCCTTGTTTTGCCCTTCTGTGAATTACGTGTACACTCGGCAGGATTTATCCTGATTTCCGAAAGTGTTTTCGAGTGCTTGGCTTTGTAAAATTGTCTCGGTGGTTGCTCTGGGATTTTCAATGTGCATATGTGACTTACCACAGGCTCCTGCTATCCAGTTCTCATCGCTTCCATTGAAGTGTAGAAGCATCAGCCCCTTTTAGCCCCTCTGCCTTCCTGCTTATAGACAACGCTGTCTGGAGTATCGGATGGTTTCATAGTTTTTGCTTTAATCATCAAACATGACTTCCACAATTCACAAGCAAAACGGTGGCTTAGTGTTTGTCCCCTAAGGCTGCTTTTTCTACTGGTCTTGACTCCTTTCTGATAGATACTTCCAGAGGCCATCTTTTATTCTTGCCTCTTTTGTTTCAAGCACCTACTGTAGCCATTCTTTCACCGTGGGTCTGCTCGTGACAAAATGCTTTCCTTTACctgagaatgtcttgatttccCCTTCATCCATGAAGGATGGtgtcactggatacaaaattcacAGCTGACAGGACTTTTGTTCAACATCTGAAACTTTTCAGGACACTTCCTGACGACCCCCACTGGTCAGAGGAGACATTTGCCCTCATTAAAACTGGTGTTCTCCTATAATCAATGAACCACTTCGGTCTTGCTTCTTTCAGTGATTTCATCAGCTTCAAAAACTGACTAtgatgtgtgtgttggtgtgaaTTGCTTTGTGGTTGTCTTATGTGGTGAAGTTTGCTCGTTTTCCAGAATCTATGGGTTTATGGTTTTCACTAAAATTTGGATATTTTCAGCCTCCTTTTCTTATACCCCTCTTTCAGTCCACTCTCTACTTTTGGTACTCCAGCCGTAGGGATATTGGAACTTTGTTATTGTCCTAACTTCGCTGAGGATCCATTCAGCTTTTAATCAGTCCAcgatctctctctctcgctcaggCGTAGTCAAtcctattttctgtttgtttgttttgtttcttgaggaagagtctcgctctgtcacccaggttggagtgcaatggcgcaatctcggttcactgcaacctctgcctcccgggttcaaatgattctcctgcctcaacctcccaagtagctgggattacaggcgcccgccaccacgccaagctaatttttgtatttttagtagagacggggtttccccacgttggccctcggtgatctgccggcctcagcctcccaaagtgctgggattacaggtgtaagccaccacgcccggccgtcaATCTTACTGATTGGGCCTCCATTACGATGATGGTATCTTTTGTCATCACAGGTCTCTTACCGAGTGCATCCAGCAATGTTTCCAAATTCTGTTATTGTTTTCGTTTTCTGttccatcatttcttttttatacatCTTCTACTCATCGCTGAGATTTTCCATTTTCTAGTCTGGTTCCAGACTATTTGCAATTACATaatgaagcatttttatgatggTTGCTGGAAAATGTTTGTCAGATAATGGCAACATCTGCGTCGTCTCTATGTTGGTACCACTGGATTCTATTTCCTCATTCAAGCTGTGTTATTCCTGGTTCTTGACATGGTGGGCTATGCTCTACGGCATACAATGTATTTTGCTTGTTACTTTAGGAGTCTGTGGACATGAGACAAATATTTGATGTTAGAAGTCAGCTACTTTCTTTAGGTTTAGCATGTAGATTCTGGTGTCCATTTTTAGGttctgggatttttaaaaagtttattttcagagCATTTGCGATGCTATTTTTGTGTGCTTGGCTTACCGGCCGAAACAGCAGCCCCAACTGCTCCCTACTGGTGGTATTTGAGAGGCAGAAAAAACTAAAGTCCACACTTTATTCCAGGTTTCCTACTTCCTACCTaatatcgtttttttttttttctgttccgaGATACCATGCAGCCTACCACACTACATTTAATCACCATACTGCCTTAGGTTCCTCTTGGCTGGGACAGCTTCTCAGACTTTGCTTGTTTCCATGACCTTGAGAGCTTTCAGGGTTACTAGTGAGGTATTTTCTagaatatctttctttttctttttctttttttttttttttgagacagagttccttgctttgtcacccaggctggagtatgcaatggcaatggtgggatctcggctcactgcaacctccacatcccgggttcaaacgatcctcctccctcagcctcccaaagtacatgggactacaggcatgcaccaccatgcccggctaatttgtgatttgtgtgtgtgtgtgcatgtgtgttttgtagagacaaggttttgccatgttgcccaggctggtctcgaactcctggactcaagtgatctgcctgcaccGGCCTCCCTAGAGTATTTTTCAACTCAAGTTTTTCTAATGCTtgtctcatgattagactgatgTTGTGAGCTACCGGAGAATCACCACAAAGGTAAAGAGCTGTTTTCGTCTGATCGCATCAAGGGTACATAATATGAACATCAGTTTTGATTGTGTAAGTTGACCTTGGTCACCTGGCAGAAGCAGTGTTGGACAGGGTGCTCCCATGAAAAGTTGCTCTTTTAACCCCTGTCCACATGctactctttggaaggaagtcattaAGCGAAGTTCACAC
This region includes:
- the CENPVL2 gene encoding centromere protein V-like protein 2, which gives rise to MGRVRNRATAQRRRRKRPGDPPAACAAIAVTGASRAQYPRVQVGVGSHAAAKRWLGRWRRKRRWRRVRKAGPRDLLPSAPPPDPPGPAPSPKDLDLGAQRERWETFRKLRGLSCEGAAKVLLDTFEYPGLVHHTGGCHCGAVRFAVWAPADLRVVDCSCRLCRKKQHRHFLVPASRFTLLQGADSIVTYRSNTHPALHSFCSRCGVQSFHAAVSGPRVYGVAPHCLDEGTVRSVVIEEVGGGDPGEEAAEEHKAIHKTSSQSAPACPREQQQ